One window from the genome of Molothrus ater isolate BHLD 08-10-18 breed brown headed cowbird chromosome 5, BPBGC_Mater_1.1, whole genome shotgun sequence encodes:
- the MTERF2 gene encoding transcription termination factor 2, mitochondrial — protein MALGATSRCFLNTSRDGDSITSLGSSFQCLTTLLVKKFLLMSNLNLPLSSLRLCPLVLSQLAWQLRPHLSLTIKVSCFGKQRRLGRFRTGRARAGSRCRTAMSSCPAAQPAPLPCRHPVRASAPRAAAAAVRPGGGGEAGLTSMMLRGVAHGAKETFTLLLTRSPSSNTGLKFSSAWPDVANRSFLIHSNYTTDTKSREENKKTLENLYSLSVDITKIRRLKEWVLLQDVAYVKEIAGILQEMGADETTVASIIERCPEAILHTPAEINSQRALWQLVCQNEKQMIKLIEQFPESFFTTEYQQNQKANILFFQELGLKNNIITRFLTSAPNIFYNPVEKNKNVIETLQRNYLNLGGSEANMKIWILKLLSQNPFILLNTSTAIQENLEFLQKNYFTDQEVLQLLSKLKGFIFQLNSTTMQKSMLFSKNIFKCSDQELKQLVLKCPALLYYSVTVLEERLEGLLKEGISIAQIRETPMVLELTTQIVQYRIKKLSALGYDIKSGNLESLNGTKKDFEVTYGKIQSKKERPIFNPVAPLHVED, from the exons atggcactgggtgccacgTCCAGgtgtttcttgaacacctccagggatggtgactccattACCTCCCTAGGCAGCTCATTCCAATGTTTAACAACCCTGTTGgtgaaaaaattcctcctgatgtccaacctgaacctccccttGTCCAGCTTGAGGCtctgtcctcttgtcctgtcacagcTTGCCTGGCAGTTGAGGCCCCACCTGTCACTGACAATCAAGGTAT CCTGCTTTGGCAAGCAGCGGAGGCTCGGCCGGTTCCGCACCGGCCGAGCCCGGGCCGGGTCCCGCTGCAGGACGGCCATGTCCTCCTGCCCTGCGGCTCAGCCCGCGCCCCTCCCCTGCCGGCACCCGGTACGTGCCAGCGCTCCCcgtgcggcggcggcggcggtgcggcccggcggcggcggcgaggcCG GACTGACTTCCATGATGCTGAGAGGAGTTGCTCATGGTGCAAAAGAAACATTCACTCTTCTGTTGACAAGATCTCCGAGCTCTAACACGGGACTAAAGTTTTCATCAGCATGGCCTGACGTAGCAAACAGAAGCTTCCTAATACATTCCAATTACACAACTGATACCAAGtcaagagaggaaaataaaaaaaccctcgAGAATCTCTACAGTTTGTCAGTTGACATCACGAAGATACGCAGACTGAAGGAATGGGTCCTTCTCCAGGACGTGGCCTATGTTAAAGAAATTGCTGGCATCTTACAGGAAATGGGAGCAGATGAGACCACTGTAGCCAGCATTATAGAACGCTGCCCCGAGGCAATTCTCCACACCCCAGCAGAGATAAACTCTCAAAGAGCTTTATGGCAATTAGTATGCCAGAATGAAAAACAGATGATTAAATTAATAGAGCAATTTCCAGAGTCTTTTTTTACTACTGAGTATCAGCAGAACCAGAAGGCAAACATACTGTTTTTTCAAGAGCTGGGACTTAAGAATAATATAATCACCAGGTTCTTGACAAGTGCACCCAATATTTTCTACAACCCtgttgagaaaaacaaaaacgTGATAGAGACattacaaagaaattatttaaatttaggGGGCTCTGAAGCAAATATGAAGATCTGGATACTAAAGCTATTGAGccaaaatccatttattttattaaatacttCCACTGCAATCCAGGAGAACTTGGAATTTCTCCAAAAGAATTATTTCACTGACCAGGAAGTTCTACAGCTGCTGTCCAAACTTAAAGGCTTCATTTTTCAACTTAATTCTACCACTATGCAGAAGAGTATGCTTTTCTCCAAAAACATCTTCAAGTGCAGTGATCAAGAACTAAAACAACTAGTGCTGAAATGCCCAGCCCTTCTCTACTATTCTGTCACAGTTTTGGAAGAAAGACTTGAAGGACTACTGAAGGAAGGAATTTCTATAGCACAGATAAGAGAGACACCAATGGTGCTGGAATTGACAACACAAATTGTTCAGTATCGAATTAAAAAGCTCTCTGCGTTAGGATATGATATAAAGAGTGGAAATCTAGAAAGCTTGAATGGTACtaaaaaagattttgaagtCACTTATGGTAAGATACAATCAAAGAAGGAGAGACCAATTTTTAATCCTGTTGCTCCTCTACACGTTGAAGATTAA